The following proteins come from a genomic window of Sulfitobacter indolifex:
- the ehuR gene encoding MocR-like ectoine utilization transcription factor EhuR, whose product MTKWRPDPGSLTRPAYRSLVQAIETAIQHGALKPGDRMPTQRQMAFDLSLSVQTVSRAYDKLVEAGKIVGEVGRGTFVRAASDDISMPFVSRKAAGRLLDMSILKPVLDHAHEEAMQKTLRALARSLPRAVMGDFRQDLRTGDGSSSVRRWLSLCGLDLDGMAVIPTNGSTSAMTIAIMTAAQPGDLIVSEDIGHHTLRPLARFLGIRLQGVTVDAGGICPEALERVCAKEPVKAVYLIPNGANPLAFTMTESRRAAVIEVARRHDVLIIENQSWGPLQDAPPPPMAMMAPERVLYFTSLTKCLMPGLRVGYLVVPDHLSASAGNRHMATNWMATNLMTEIASHWIEDGTANTLLNRQQLALRDRADFAANVFRGLDMRTSPNGLHLWLPCSDIYEEAALVKSLHENGIAVASGASFAIGPPDRHPGLRLAIGGQSFPEFARGIRMIDANLRNRARRAGL is encoded by the coding sequence ATGACAAAATGGCGCCCAGACCCCGGATCCCTGACCCGGCCTGCCTATCGATCACTCGTTCAGGCGATTGAAACAGCGATTCAGCATGGGGCGCTCAAACCCGGCGACCGGATGCCGACGCAGCGCCAAATGGCCTTTGACCTGTCGCTCAGCGTCCAGACCGTCAGCCGCGCCTATGACAAGCTGGTTGAGGCGGGCAAGATCGTTGGCGAGGTCGGGCGTGGCACGTTTGTGCGGGCGGCGAGCGATGATATCTCGATGCCCTTCGTCAGCCGCAAGGCCGCCGGGCGCTTGCTGGATATGTCGATACTGAAGCCGGTGCTCGACCACGCCCATGAAGAGGCGATGCAAAAGACGCTCCGTGCGTTGGCACGCTCTTTGCCCCGCGCCGTGATGGGGGACTTTCGCCAAGACCTGCGCACCGGTGACGGCAGCAGTTCGGTGCGGCGCTGGCTGTCGCTATGCGGTCTTGATCTGGACGGTATGGCGGTGATCCCCACCAACGGCAGCACCAGCGCCATGACCATAGCGATCATGACAGCCGCCCAGCCCGGCGATCTGATTGTCAGCGAAGACATCGGCCATCACACCCTGCGCCCACTGGCGCGGTTCCTTGGTATTCGACTGCAAGGTGTCACCGTCGACGCGGGCGGCATCTGCCCCGAGGCGCTGGAGCGGGTCTGCGCGAAAGAGCCCGTCAAGGCCGTCTACCTCATCCCCAACGGCGCCAACCCACTCGCCTTTACCATGACCGAAAGCCGCCGTGCCGCCGTGATTGAGGTCGCGCGGCGTCATGATGTGCTGATCATCGAAAATCAGTCGTGGGGCCCGCTGCAAGACGCCCCGCCCCCTCCAATGGCGATGATGGCACCCGAACGGGTGCTCTATTTCACCAGCCTTACCAAATGTCTGATGCCGGGGCTGCGGGTTGGTTATCTGGTGGTGCCTGATCATCTAAGCGCCTCTGCCGGGAACCGGCATATGGCGACCAACTGGATGGCAACCAACCTGATGACAGAGATCGCATCCCATTGGATCGAAGACGGGACCGCCAATACTCTCTTGAACCGCCAACAGCTTGCCCTGCGCGACCGGGCCGATTTTGCCGCCAATGTCTTTCGCGGCCTCGACATGCGGACCAGCCCCAATGGCCTGCACCTTTGGTTGCCCTGTAGCGATATCTATGAGGAAGCCGCACTGGTCAAATCGCTGCACGAAAACGGGATTGCTGTGGCCAGTGGTGCCAGTTTCGCCATCGGTCCCCCGGACCGACATCCGGGGCTGCGCCTGGCCATTGGGGGGCAATCCTTTCCTGAATTTGCCCGCGGGATTCGCATGATCGATGCAAATCTACGCAACAGGGCCAGACGTGCGGGACTGTAA
- a CDS encoding TRAP transporter substrate-binding protein: MAIFKTVITGGILAAVTSVAGAASADTWRYAFEEALDEVQGKYAQKFKEEVEANSDHEVQLFPYGTLGESVDTMEQAQAGILQFVDQSPGFTGALIPEAQVFFVPYLLPQDGEQLNEFFRTSKAINEMFPKLYADQGLELLTMFPEGEVCMTTQEPVKTPEDLNEVKFRVMTNPLLVESYKAFGATPTPLPWGEVYGAMQTGIIQGQENPGFYLESTKMYEVTEVITCIGHNNFTTAVMANKDFYDGLSDQDKKVVENASDAAFEYILEYQSGLQEKSLENIAAAKPDMQINILSEEERQPFKDKAASVEATFIEMTGDSGKEILEQFKADLEAVK, encoded by the coding sequence ATGGCTATTTTCAAAACTGTTATCACCGGGGGTATCCTCGCAGCCGTGACGAGTGTCGCAGGCGCGGCCTCGGCAGACACATGGCGCTATGCTTTCGAAGAAGCACTGGACGAGGTGCAGGGCAAATACGCCCAGAAGTTCAAAGAAGAAGTTGAAGCGAACTCCGACCACGAAGTTCAGCTTTTCCCATACGGCACCTTGGGTGAATCCGTTGACACGATGGAGCAGGCGCAGGCCGGCATCCTCCAGTTCGTGGACCAATCCCCCGGCTTTACCGGCGCGCTGATCCCCGAAGCGCAGGTCTTTTTCGTGCCCTACCTGCTGCCGCAAGATGGTGAGCAACTCAACGAGTTCTTCCGCACCTCCAAGGCGATCAACGAGATGTTCCCCAAGCTCTATGCTGATCAGGGGTTGGAACTGCTGACCATGTTCCCCGAAGGCGAGGTCTGCATGACCACGCAAGAGCCGGTCAAAACGCCCGAAGACCTCAACGAGGTTAAATTCCGCGTCATGACCAACCCGCTCTTGGTGGAAAGCTACAAAGCCTTCGGCGCGACACCGACACCGCTGCCATGGGGCGAGGTTTACGGCGCGATGCAGACCGGCATCATCCAAGGCCAAGAAAACCCCGGCTTCTATCTGGAATCCACCAAGATGTATGAGGTGACCGAGGTCATCACCTGCATCGGCCACAACAACTTCACCACTGCTGTGATGGCCAACAAGGATTTCTATGACGGCCTGTCCGATCAGGACAAAAAGGTCGTGGAAAACGCATCCGACGCGGCATTTGAGTACATTCTCGAATACCAGTCCGGCCTGCAGGAAAAGTCGCTCGAAAACATCGCAGCGGCGAAGCCTGACATGCAGATCAACATCTTGTCCGAAGAAGAGCGCCAGCCCTTCAAAGACAAGGCTGCATCGGTTGAAGCAACCTTCATCGAGATGACAGGCGACAGCGGCAAAGAGATCCTTGAGCAGTTCAAGGCTGACCTCGAAGCCGTCAAATAA
- a CDS encoding TRAP transporter small permease: MTPVTEDNHSSQLQSQTDTTGTDDAPVGPYKSTLPGPLGTIDNAISWLESVMLAAGVLLMAANTIANVVGRFVFQSSIFFSEELNSILIILITFAGISYAARHGRHIRMSAIFDALPPRPRKVLMIFIAFVTAVFMFGLAWYALQYIMTQAGRGRLLPALQVPVWWTLVWVPVGFFMTGLQYLLTAIKNIIEPDIYLSTSVLEGYDDNEREV, translated from the coding sequence ATGACGCCGGTGACGGAAGACAACCACAGTTCGCAGCTGCAATCGCAGACAGACACCACCGGCACCGATGACGCCCCTGTGGGCCCCTATAAATCCACCCTGCCCGGCCCTTTGGGCACAATCGACAACGCGATCAGCTGGCTTGAGTCTGTGATGCTCGCCGCTGGTGTTTTGTTGATGGCGGCCAATACGATTGCCAATGTGGTGGGCCGTTTCGTCTTCCAAAGCTCGATCTTCTTTTCTGAAGAGCTGAACAGCATCCTGATCATTCTCATCACCTTCGCGGGCATCTCCTATGCGGCGCGGCACGGGCGGCATATCCGCATGTCGGCGATTTTCGACGCCCTGCCCCCGCGCCCCCGCAAAGTGCTGATGATCTTCATCGCCTTTGTCACCGCCGTCTTCATGTTCGGCCTTGCGTGGTACGCGCTGCAATACATCATGACCCAAGCCGGACGGGGCCGCCTACTGCCCGCCCTGCAGGTGCCGGTCTGGTGGACGTTGGTCTGGGTGCCCGTCGGGTTCTTCATGACCGGGCTGCAGTATCTTTTGACCGCGATCAAAAACATCATTGAGCCGGACATTTACCTGTCGACCAGCGTTCTTGAAGGCTACGACGACAACGAGCGGGAGGTCTAA
- a CDS encoding TRAP transporter large permease gives MGITIFSIMVVLLLLGFPMMIPLIVGAFVGFYSLFGGFGQLETMVQQMMAGVRPASLIAVPMFIFAADIMTRGQSAGRLIDMVMSFVGHMKGGLAVATAAACTMFGAVSGSTQATVVAVGSPLRPRMLKAGYKDSFVLALIVNSSDIAFLIPPSIGMIIYGVVSNTSIAELFIAGIGPGLLILALFSIYSVIYAYRHNVPTEEKATWGERARAVRQALWPLGFPAIIIGGIYGGVFSPTEAAAACVLYAIFLEMIVFREIDLAGIYETAKSTGLITAVVFILVAAGAAFSWVISFAQIPQAILAGIGIDSMGPIGVLFVISIAFFIGCMFVDPIVVILVLVPIFAPVVDSVGLDPVLVGTVITLQVAIGSATPPFGCDIFTAIAVFKRPYMEVIRGTPPFIVMLLSVSVALIFFPQIALFLRDLAFAK, from the coding sequence ATGGGCATTACCATTTTCTCCATCATGGTTGTCCTGCTGCTGCTGGGCTTTCCCATGATGATCCCGCTGATCGTCGGTGCGTTTGTCGGTTTTTACTCTCTCTTCGGCGGCTTCGGCCAGTTAGAGACCATGGTGCAGCAGATGATGGCGGGCGTTCGCCCTGCCTCTCTGATCGCGGTGCCGATGTTCATCTTTGCCGCTGACATCATGACGCGGGGCCAATCTGCGGGGCGGCTGATCGATATGGTGATGTCCTTCGTGGGTCACATGAAAGGCGGGCTTGCGGTTGCCACGGCGGCGGCCTGTACCATGTTCGGCGCGGTCTCGGGCTCCACGCAGGCAACGGTGGTCGCGGTCGGCTCCCCCCTGCGGCCCCGGATGCTGAAAGCCGGCTACAAAGACAGCTTCGTGCTGGCGCTGATCGTGAACTCATCAGATATCGCCTTCCTGATCCCGCCCTCCATCGGCATGATCATCTACGGCGTGGTCTCCAATACCTCGATTGCTGAGTTGTTCATCGCGGGCATCGGGCCGGGGCTGCTGATCCTTGCGCTGTTTTCGATCTATTCGGTGATCTACGCCTATCGCCACAACGTCCCCACCGAAGAAAAAGCCACATGGGGCGAGCGCGCCCGCGCAGTGCGGCAAGCGCTTTGGCCGCTGGGTTTCCCGGCGATCATCATCGGCGGCATCTACGGCGGGGTCTTCTCTCCGACCGAAGCGGCGGCGGCCTGTGTGCTCTATGCCATCTTCCTTGAGATGATCGTTTTCCGCGAGATCGACTTGGCCGGCATCTATGAAACGGCCAAATCCACGGGCCTTATCACCGCCGTTGTCTTCATCCTCGTTGCGGCGGGCGCGGCCTTCTCTTGGGTGATCTCTTTCGCACAGATCCCGCAGGCGATCTTGGCGGGCATCGGGATCGACAGCATGGGGCCAATTGGCGTTCTGTTCGTGATCTCCATCGCCTTCTTCATTGGCTGTATGTTCGTGGACCCGATTGTGGTGATCCTTGTCCTCGTGCCGATCTTTGCGCCGGTGGTCGACTCCGTTGGCCTTGACCCGGTTCTGGTCGGGACGGTCATCACCTTGCAGGTCGCCATCGGCTCGGCCACGCCGCCCTTTGGATGTGATATTTTCACCGCCATCGCGGTCTTCAAACGCCCCTATATGGAGGTTATCCGCGGCACCCCGCCCTTCATCGTGATGCTGCTGAGCGTGTCTGTCGCGCTGATCTTCTTCCCACAGATTGCCCTATTCCTACGCGATCTGGCCTTTGCGAAATAA
- a CDS encoding universal stress protein — protein MFTHILAPYDGSINADRALMKAAELSKLTGAKVTLLTIYRHHSMLEASLSMVRVNDPGNIDDAMQAHSTEIINHGKQLLKDAGVENVRAFVRSGRPARAVTEFAKKHDADLIVIGSRGLGATGDSYLLGSVSHKVTGLAKCPVLVV, from the coding sequence ATGTTCACCCATATCCTCGCCCCTTATGACGGCTCGATCAATGCGGATCGGGCGCTGATGAAAGCGGCTGAGCTGTCCAAACTAACTGGGGCGAAGGTGACATTGCTGACGATCTACCGGCACCATTCGATGCTGGAGGCGTCGCTTTCGATGGTGCGGGTCAACGACCCCGGCAATATCGACGACGCGATGCAGGCCCACTCGACCGAGATCATCAACCACGGCAAACAGCTGTTGAAAGACGCCGGCGTTGAGAATGTTCGCGCCTTTGTCCGCTCGGGCCGGCCTGCGCGCGCCGTCACCGAATTTGCCAAGAAACATGATGCTGATCTCATTGTCATCGGCTCGCGCGGGTTGGGGGCGACAGGCGATAGCTATCTTTTGGGTTCAGTGTCACACAAAGTCACAGGGCTCGCGAAATGCCCCGTGCTTGTTGTCTAG
- a CDS encoding aspartate racemase/maleate isomerase family protein: MPPPVQSETLQCRLREDDPVRLGAILLSTDMTFERDAARLIDPAQAALHAARIAFENPTTPDRLRAMTPDLARTASLLVPGVKLSAVAFCCTSASVAIGNPAVRAAIGEGLPGVPVITPASAAIAGFAALGVKRVAMLTPYLPDTAAPLAAYFEEQGLEVMRNGAFGLEDDRDMARIDDESIINGATALDGPEVEAFFLSCTSLRGVDVIDRIEAALGKPVVTSNQALCWALQRMGGLTGRPDGYGRLFDCDMPSAHAQGIIP; encoded by the coding sequence GTGCCACCCCCTGTGCAAAGCGAAACGCTTCAGTGCCGTTTGCGTGAGGATGATCCGGTGCGCCTCGGCGCGATCCTGTTGTCGACCGACATGACGTTTGAGCGCGATGCCGCGCGGTTGATCGACCCCGCGCAGGCCGCGCTGCATGCGGCCCGGATCGCCTTTGAAAACCCCACAACGCCCGACCGCCTCCGCGCCATGACCCCCGATCTGGCCCGTACCGCATCGCTGCTGGTGCCGGGCGTCAAACTCTCGGCCGTGGCGTTTTGCTGCACCTCTGCCTCGGTCGCCATCGGCAACCCGGCAGTGCGCGCGGCGATCGGCGAAGGGCTCCCCGGCGTGCCCGTCATCACCCCCGCCTCTGCTGCCATCGCGGGCTTTGCCGCCCTTGGCGTGAAGCGCGTGGCGATGCTGACCCCCTATCTGCCCGACACCGCAGCCCCCCTCGCCGCCTATTTCGAGGAACAGGGGCTTGAGGTCATGCGCAACGGCGCCTTCGGGCTGGAAGACGACCGCGACATGGCGCGGATCGACGACGAGAGCATCATCAACGGCGCCACCGCACTGGACGGACCAGAGGTAGAGGCATTTTTCCTCTCCTGCACGTCCCTGCGCGGCGTCGACGTGATTGACCGGATCGAAGCCGCCTTGGGCAAACCGGTCGTGACCTCTAACCAAGCGCTGTGCTGGGCGTTGCAACGGATGGGCGGGCTGACGGGCCGCCCCGATGGCTATGGCCGTCTGTTCGACTGCGACATGCCAAGCGCCCACGCGCAAGGCATCATCCCGTGA
- the doeA gene encoding ectoine hydrolase DoeA (DoeA (degradation of ectoine A) is also called EutD (ectoine utilization D).) → MTTYEANFTNSEYQRRVDRTRKVMAARNMDAIVVSDPSNMSWLSGYDGWSFYVFQAVILTHEGEPMWWGRGMDALGARRTVFMEDDRIRGYDDSYVQNPEKHPMEDLSGLLSEMGLENARIGVEMDNYYYSARAHDTLKTKLPKATFMDATSLVNWERAVKSEREIEYMERAARIVEEMHVRILEVAVPGMRKNDLVAEIYATGIRGAQGFWGDYPAIVPMAPSGMDATAPHLTWDDRPMQPNEATFFEIAGAHRRYQCPQSRTLFFGDVPQKYRDAEQAVLEAIDAGLEQAKPGNKAEDIANAFNKTLNKAGFEKDSRCGYAIGISYPPDWGERTISFRRGDTTILEPNMTFHFMPALWLDDGGLEITEPIRITETGHECFCTTPRKLFVSA, encoded by the coding sequence ATGACCACGTATGAGGCGAATTTTACCAACAGCGAGTACCAGCGCCGGGTTGACCGAACGCGCAAGGTCATGGCCGCGCGCAACATGGATGCGATTGTGGTTAGCGACCCGTCGAACATGTCGTGGCTCTCGGGCTACGACGGTTGGTCGTTCTATGTCTTCCAAGCGGTGATCCTGACCCATGAGGGCGAGCCGATGTGGTGGGGCCGCGGTATGGACGCGCTTGGCGCACGGCGCACCGTGTTTATGGAGGACGACCGCATCCGGGGCTACGACGACAGCTATGTCCAAAACCCCGAGAAACATCCAATGGAAGACCTCTCGGGCCTCTTGAGCGAAATGGGCCTCGAGAACGCGCGCATCGGCGTGGAGATGGACAACTACTATTACTCCGCCCGCGCCCACGACACGCTGAAAACCAAACTGCCCAAGGCGACCTTCATGGATGCCACATCATTGGTGAACTGGGAACGCGCCGTGAAATCCGAGCGCGAGATCGAATATATGGAACGCGCCGCCCGGATCGTCGAAGAGATGCACGTCCGCATCCTCGAAGTCGCCGTGCCGGGGATGCGCAAGAACGATCTGGTGGCCGAAATCTACGCCACCGGCATTCGCGGCGCGCAGGGCTTTTGGGGCGACTATCCGGCCATCGTGCCCATGGCCCCCTCCGGCATGGACGCCACTGCCCCGCATCTGACGTGGGACGACCGCCCCATGCAGCCCAATGAAGCGACCTTCTTTGAGATCGCAGGCGCGCACCGTCGCTATCAGTGCCCGCAATCGCGCACGTTGTTTTTCGGGGATGTGCCACAGAAATACCGCGACGCCGAACAGGCGGTGCTTGAGGCCATCGACGCGGGGCTGGAACAAGCCAAGCCGGGCAATAAGGCTGAGGACATCGCCAACGCCTTTAACAAGACGCTGAACAAGGCCGGGTTTGAGAAGGACAGCCGCTGCGGCTATGCCATCGGTATCAGCTATCCGCCCGACTGGGGCGAGCGCACGATCTCTTTCCGCCGCGGCGACACGACGATCCTTGAGCCGAACATGACCTTCCATTTCATGCCCGCGCTCTGGCTGGATGATGGCGGGCTCGAAATCACCGAGCCGATCCGCATCACCGAGACCGGCCATGAATGTTTCTGCACCACACCGCGAAAGTTGTTTGTATCCGCATGA
- the doeB gene encoding N(2)-acetyl-L-2,4-diaminobutanoate deacetylase DoeB: MSKSPITPTIPLDQPGAHHGFLRLPYSRDDSAWGSVMIPITVINGGDGPTALFSGGNHGDEYEGPIALQELAATLDPSEVSGRVIILPMMNMPAFAAGRRCSPIDGGNMNRSFPGRPDGTVTQKIAHYIATELVPLANVVLDFHSGGRTLDFLPFAAAHILPDKTQEAACMAAMQAFNAPYSMKMLEIDSVGMFDTEVEEQGKVLVTTELGGAGTSTAKSVAVARKGARNLLIHAGILQGEPEVAESITLDMPDGRCFTFSEANALLEPLVDLGDEVTEGQPIARLWRSDRSGQPALTAHAQLSGILTARHVPGLVKMGDCIGVVAQVV, from the coding sequence ATGAGTAAATCCCCCATCACCCCGACCATCCCGCTTGACCAACCCGGCGCGCACCACGGTTTCTTGCGCCTGCCCTACAGTCGCGATGACAGCGCGTGGGGGTCTGTCATGATTCCGATCACCGTCATCAATGGCGGCGACGGGCCGACGGCGCTGTTCTCTGGCGGCAACCACGGCGATGAATACGAAGGGCCGATTGCTTTGCAAGAACTGGCGGCGACGTTGGACCCCTCGGAGGTCTCCGGACGCGTCATCATCTTACCGATGATGAACATGCCTGCCTTCGCCGCGGGCCGCCGCTGTTCGCCCATCGACGGCGGCAATATGAACCGCAGCTTTCCGGGCCGCCCCGATGGCACGGTGACCCAAAAGATTGCGCATTACATTGCGACTGAATTGGTACCGCTTGCGAATGTGGTGCTCGATTTCCATTCCGGCGGGCGCACGCTCGATTTCCTGCCCTTCGCCGCCGCACATATCTTGCCCGACAAGACGCAAGAGGCCGCCTGTATGGCAGCGATGCAGGCCTTCAACGCGCCCTATTCGATGAAGATGCTAGAGATCGACAGCGTCGGCATGTTCGACACCGAGGTTGAGGAGCAAGGCAAGGTGCTGGTCACCACCGAGTTGGGTGGCGCGGGGACTTCGACTGCCAAGAGCGTCGCCGTGGCCCGCAAAGGGGCGCGGAACCTGTTGATCCATGCGGGGATATTGCAGGGCGAACCGGAGGTGGCCGAAAGCATCACGCTCGATATGCCAGACGGGCGCTGCTTCACCTTCAGCGAGGCGAATGCGCTGCTGGAGCCGCTGGTCGATCTGGGGGATGAGGTCACCGAAGGCCAGCCCATCGCCCGGCTCTGGCGCAGTGACCGCAGTGGTCAGCCCGCGCTCACGGCGCATGCGCAGCTGAGCGGTATCCTGACCGCCCGACATGTGCCGGGTTTGGTCAAGATGGGCGATTGCATCGGCGTCGTAGCGCAGGTGGTCTGA
- a CDS encoding ABC transporter ATP-binding protein, with protein MTAPVMTADALERHYQVGGGFLRKTQTLKAVAGLDFQLHPGKTLAVVGESGCGKSTLARMVTMIEEPTAGSLTLDGKQVRPEDWADLRQHVQIVFQDPYGSLNPRQQIGTILQEPLVINRKDMSKKEREEKAREMLRLVGLRPEHYDRYPHMFSGGQRQRIAVARALMLDPKVLVLDEPVSALDLSIQSAILNLLVDLQEKMQLAYLFISHDLSVVRHVADDVIVMYLGRAVEKGPKDEVFENPRHPYTAALLSATPRADPEGGKERIKLQGELPSPLAIPEGCPFAPRCWKVQDVCRKERPVLEGTPHPAACYFPVDE; from the coding sequence ATGACTGCCCCCGTAATGACCGCCGACGCGCTGGAGCGTCACTATCAGGTTGGTGGCGGCTTCCTACGCAAGACCCAGACGCTCAAGGCCGTCGCGGGCCTCGATTTCCAACTGCACCCCGGCAAGACGCTGGCCGTTGTGGGCGAAAGCGGCTGTGGCAAATCCACACTGGCGCGTATGGTCACGATGATCGAAGAGCCGACCGCAGGGTCGCTCACGCTCGACGGCAAACAGGTACGGCCTGAGGATTGGGCCGACCTGCGCCAGCATGTGCAGATCGTGTTCCAAGACCCCTACGGTTCGCTCAACCCGCGCCAGCAGATCGGTACGATCCTGCAAGAGCCGCTGGTGATCAACCGCAAGGACATGTCCAAGAAAGAGCGTGAGGAAAAAGCGCGCGAGATGCTGCGTCTTGTCGGTCTGCGGCCCGAGCATTACGACCGCTACCCGCATATGTTCTCGGGCGGTCAACGCCAACGGATTGCGGTGGCGCGGGCATTGATGCTGGACCCGAAGGTGCTGGTGTTGGACGAGCCTGTCTCGGCGCTTGATCTGTCGATTCAGTCGGCGATCTTGAACCTGTTGGTGGACCTTCAGGAAAAGATGCAGCTGGCCTATCTCTTCATCAGCCATGACCTGTCAGTCGTGCGCCACGTCGCCGATGATGTGATCGTCATGTATCTGGGCCGCGCGGTTGAGAAGGGGCCGAAGGACGAAGTCTTTGAGAATCCGCGCCATCCTTACACGGCGGCGCTGCTCTCCGCGACGCCACGCGCCGATCCCGAAGGCGGCAAAGAGCGCATCAAGCTGCAAGGCGAGTTGCCCTCGCCACTGGCGATCCCCGAGGGTTGCCCCTTTGCGCCGCGCTGTTGGAAGGTGCAGGATGTCTGCCGGAAAGAGCGCCCCGTTCTCGAAGGCACGCCCCATCCGGCGGCTTGTTACTTCCCGGTCGACGAGTGA
- a CDS encoding ABC transporter ATP-binding protein, whose protein sequence is MSLLRIRNLSVDFATASGKFRAVDSVDQDVDTGEILAIVGESGSGKSVSMLALMGLLPWTATVTADELTFDGHDLLKMSNRDRRKIVGNDLAMIFQEPMSSLNPCFPVGWQIKESLRFHLGLNRAERHKRAIELFEQVGIPDPEKRLSVFPHQMSGGMNQRVMIAMAIACKPKLLIADEPTTALDVTIQAQILDLLTSLREETGMGLVLITHDMGVVAETAERVSVQYAGQKIEEQQVLPLFRQPHHPYTAALLDALPERATEKRLPTIPGVVPGQFDRPAGCLFSPRCKFANDKCRNQNPPPLSEELGKARCFYPLNTDERVAS, encoded by the coding sequence ATGTCTCTTCTGCGTATCCGCAACCTCTCGGTCGATTTCGCCACCGCCTCGGGCAAGTTCCGTGCTGTGGACTCGGTCGACCAAGATGTCGACACGGGCGAAATCCTCGCCATTGTTGGCGAAAGTGGCTCGGGAAAATCGGTGTCGATGTTGGCACTGATGGGCCTGCTGCCTTGGACGGCGACTGTCACCGCCGATGAGCTGACCTTTGACGGCCACGACCTGCTCAAAATGAGCAACCGCGACCGCCGCAAGATCGTCGGCAATGACCTTGCCATGATCTTCCAAGAGCCGATGTCCTCGCTCAACCCCTGTTTTCCGGTGGGTTGGCAGATCAAGGAATCCTTGCGCTTTCACCTCGGCCTGAACCGGGCCGAGCGGCACAAGCGGGCGATTGAGCTGTTTGAGCAGGTTGGCATCCCGGACCCGGAAAAGCGTCTGTCGGTGTTTCCGCACCAGATGTCGGGCGGGATGAACCAGCGTGTGATGATCGCCATGGCGATTGCCTGCAAACCCAAGCTGTTGATCGCGGATGAGCCGACAACCGCGCTCGACGTGACCATTCAGGCGCAGATCCTTGATCTGCTGACCTCCCTGCGCGAAGAGACGGGCATGGGGCTGGTGTTGATCACCCACGACATGGGCGTGGTTGCCGAAACCGCCGAGCGGGTAAGCGTGCAATACGCGGGCCAAAAGATCGAAGAACAGCAGGTGCTGCCGCTCTTCCGCCAGCCGCACCACCCTTACACGGCGGCGCTGCTGGATGCCTTGCCCGAACGCGCAACCGAGAAGCGTTTGCCGACGATCCCCGGCGTTGTACCGGGTCAGTTCGATCGGCCTGCCGGGTGCCTGTTCTCGCCGCGTTGCAAGTTCGCCAACGACAAATGCCGCAACCAGAACCCGCCGCCGCTGAGCGAAGAGCTTGGCAAGGCCCGCTGTTTCTATCCGCTTAACACCGATGAAAGGGTCGCGTCATGA
- a CDS encoding ABC transporter permease subunit: protein MDDALSAEAEMVHARPGRLREFWFYFRENRGAVIGLWIFAIFAFLALFGPWIAPHDATQQFRAATLQPPVWQDGGTWSHILGTDPLGRDMLSRLIVGARYSFFVGIVVVSIAASGGIIVGLISGFAPKWLDTIIMRIMDIILAFPSLLLALVLVAILGPSLTNAMIAIAIVLQPHYVRLTRASVLSERQKDYVTSARVVGAGTLRLMVVTVLPNCLAPIIVQAALSFSTAILDAAALGFLGMGAQPPTPEWGTMLAEAREFILRAWWVVTFPGLAILVTVLAINLMGDGLRDALDPKLKRS, encoded by the coding sequence ATGGACGACGCACTCTCCGCCGAAGCCGAAATGGTGCACGCGCGCCCCGGCCGCTTGCGCGAATTCTGGTTCTATTTCCGTGAAAACCGTGGCGCGGTAATCGGGCTGTGGATCTTTGCCATCTTTGCCTTTCTGGCGCTGTTTGGCCCGTGGATCGCCCCGCATGACGCAACCCAACAGTTCCGCGCCGCGACGTTGCAGCCTCCTGTCTGGCAGGACGGTGGCACGTGGAGCCATATCCTTGGCACCGACCCGCTGGGCCGCGATATGCTCTCGCGCCTGATTGTCGGCGCGCGCTATTCGTTCTTTGTTGGCATCGTCGTGGTCTCTATCGCCGCCTCTGGCGGGATCATTGTCGGCTTGATCTCGGGCTTTGCGCCCAAGTGGCTCGACACGATCATCATGCGGATCATGGACATCATCTTGGCCTTCCCCTCGCTGCTGCTGGCGCTGGTGCTGGTCGCCATCCTTGGGCCGTCGCTGACCAATGCGATGATCGCAATCGCCATCGTGTTGCAGCCGCATTATGTGCGTCTGACCCGTGCGAGTGTGCTGTCTGAGCGGCAGAAGGACTATGTGACCTCGGCCCGCGTTGTCGGCGCTGGCACGCTGCGGCTGATGGTCGTGACCGTGCTGCCCAACTGCCTTGCGCCGATCATCGTGCAAGCTGCGTTGTCCTTCTCGACCGCGATCCTTGATGCCGCCGCGCTTGGCTTCCTCGGCATGGGCGCACAGCCGCCCACACCCGAATGGGGCACCATGCTTGCCGAAGCGCGTGAGTTCATCCTGCGGGCGTGGTGGGTTGTGACCTTCCCCGGCCTTGCGATCCTCGTCACCGTGCTGGCGATCAACCTCATGGGTGACGGTCTGCGCGACGCCCTTGATCCGAAACTGAAGCGGAGCTGA